A window of the Branchiibius hedensis genome harbors these coding sequences:
- the pgi gene encoding glucose-6-phosphate isomerase, whose amino-acid sequence MSSPIDATQTAAWKQLLQLKEDFSLNLREAFAEDPERTNRFTFTAGDLFVDLSKNLINDDVLAALVALGEEVGLEARRDAMFAGEKINVTENRAVLHTALRAPADAVIEVDGHNVVPDVHETLDRVFEFADKVRSGEWTGVTGKRIETVVNIGIGGSDLGPVMVYESLKHYLQKGLTCRFISNIDPTDAHEKTADLNPETTLFIVDSKTFTTLETLTNARLARTWLLDNLVASGAIEDEDASRKEAIAKHFVAVSTALDKVEEFGIDPQNAFGFWDWVGGRYSVDSAIGTAVVVAIGPERFREFLAGFRAVDEHFKNTPLAANVPALMGLLNIWYSNFFDAQSHVVLPYAQCLHRFPAYLQQLTMESNGKSVRYDGSDVTTTTGEIFWGEPGTNGQHAFYQLIHQGTRLIPADFIAFANPAYVVKDGEADVHELFLSNFFAQTAALAFGKTADEVRAEGTPENIVPARVFPGNRPTTSIMAPRLSPSTVGQLIALYEHITFTEGTVWGIDSFDQWGVELGKQLAKQVTPAVGGDEAALAKQDQSTQSLVRYYRAMRR is encoded by the coding sequence ATGAGCAGTCCGATCGACGCGACGCAAACCGCGGCCTGGAAGCAACTGCTACAGCTCAAGGAGGACTTCTCCTTGAACCTTCGCGAGGCCTTTGCGGAGGATCCGGAGCGGACGAACCGCTTCACCTTCACGGCCGGCGACCTCTTCGTCGACCTGTCCAAGAATCTGATCAACGATGACGTGCTCGCCGCTCTGGTCGCGCTCGGCGAAGAAGTCGGCCTCGAAGCCCGTCGCGATGCGATGTTCGCCGGCGAGAAGATCAACGTCACCGAGAATCGCGCGGTCCTGCACACGGCGCTGCGCGCACCCGCCGACGCGGTGATCGAAGTCGACGGGCACAACGTCGTTCCCGACGTCCACGAGACGCTCGACCGGGTCTTCGAGTTCGCGGACAAGGTGCGCAGTGGTGAGTGGACCGGTGTCACCGGTAAGCGGATCGAGACCGTCGTCAACATCGGCATCGGCGGGTCCGACCTCGGCCCGGTCATGGTCTACGAGTCGCTGAAGCACTACCTGCAAAAGGGCCTCACCTGCCGGTTCATCTCCAACATCGACCCGACCGACGCCCACGAGAAGACGGCCGACCTCAACCCGGAGACGACGCTGTTCATCGTCGACTCCAAGACGTTCACCACGCTGGAGACGCTGACCAACGCACGGTTGGCGCGGACGTGGTTACTGGACAACCTCGTCGCGAGCGGTGCGATCGAGGACGAGGATGCCTCCCGCAAGGAAGCCATCGCCAAGCACTTCGTCGCCGTTTCCACCGCGCTGGACAAGGTCGAAGAGTTCGGGATCGACCCGCAGAACGCCTTCGGCTTCTGGGACTGGGTTGGCGGCCGCTACTCAGTGGACTCCGCCATCGGCACCGCGGTTGTCGTGGCGATCGGACCGGAGCGCTTCCGCGAGTTCCTCGCCGGCTTCCGCGCCGTTGACGAGCACTTCAAGAACACCCCGCTGGCGGCCAACGTCCCTGCCCTGATGGGTCTGCTGAACATCTGGTACTCGAACTTCTTCGACGCCCAGTCCCACGTCGTGCTGCCCTACGCGCAATGTCTACACCGGTTCCCGGCCTACCTGCAGCAGTTGACCATGGAATCCAACGGCAAGAGCGTGCGCTACGACGGCAGCGACGTCACGACCACCACCGGCGAGATCTTCTGGGGTGAGCCGGGTACCAACGGACAGCACGCGTTCTATCAGCTGATCCACCAGGGCACCCGACTGATCCCGGCTGACTTCATCGCCTTCGCGAACCCGGCGTACGTCGTCAAAGACGGCGAGGCCGACGTGCACGAGCTGTTCCTGTCCAATTTCTTCGCCCAGACCGCTGCGCTGGCCTTCGGCAAGACCGCCGACGAGGTCCGGGCCGAAGGAACCCCCGAAAACATCGTGCCGGCAAGGGTTTTCCCCGGCAACCGGCCGACAACCTCCATCATGGCCCCGCGACTGAGCCCGTCTACGGTCGGCCAACTGATTGCGCTGTATGAGCACATCACCTTCACCGAGGGGACCGTGTGGGGCATCGACAGCTTCGACCAGTGGGGCGTCGAACTCGGTAAGCAACTGGCCAAGCAGGTCACGCCCGCGGTCGGTGGTGACGAGGCCGCGCTGGCCAAGCAGGACCAGTCGACCCAGTCACTGGTGCGCTACTACCGCGCCATGCGCCGATAA
- the glpK gene encoding glycerol kinase GlpK, translating into MNARYVAALDQGTTSTRCMIFDQRGRMVTVAQHEQRQFFPQPGWAEHDAEEILNNTLRVLPEALKSAGLLTTDIAALGIANQRETTVVWDRLTGKPLAPAITWQDTRSSQIVADLQRGPHRVLFEEVCGLSPAGYFAAPRLRWLLDHVPGLARRARSGEVAFGTMDSWLTWHLTGGPDGGVHATDVTNASRTMLMNIRTLEWDQRLLDAMSIPEQMLPEIRSNAQVWGTCVAGMPGVALGGALGDQQAALFGETCFSAGEAKCTYGTGAFVLTNTGDRLTGSRHGLISTVAYSLDGEEPVYAIEGSIAMAGALVQWFRDALEMIDSAPQIETLARQVESTGGCYIVPAFAGLFAPHWRPEARGVIVGLTSYVKKAHLARAVLEATAWQTAEVVDAMNADTGLAITSLKVDGGMTANHLLMQMVSDFLGIPVERTLVSESVSLGAAYAAGLAVGYWPDLEGLRRNWHRAGRWEPGMTDALRQRRRAEWDRAVEHTLGWAREDEEDIEAPFGAR; encoded by the coding sequence GTGAACGCCCGATACGTCGCCGCCCTCGACCAGGGCACCACCTCGACCCGGTGCATGATCTTCGACCAGCGTGGCCGGATGGTCACCGTCGCCCAGCACGAGCAGCGGCAGTTCTTCCCGCAGCCGGGCTGGGCCGAGCACGACGCCGAGGAAATCCTCAACAACACCCTGCGCGTCTTGCCTGAGGCGCTGAAATCCGCCGGGCTGCTCACCACGGACATCGCCGCGCTGGGCATCGCCAACCAGCGCGAGACCACCGTGGTGTGGGACCGGTTGACCGGCAAGCCGCTGGCACCGGCCATCACCTGGCAGGACACCCGGTCCAGCCAGATCGTCGCGGATCTGCAGCGCGGCCCGCACCGCGTGCTGTTCGAGGAGGTGTGCGGCCTGAGTCCGGCCGGCTACTTCGCGGCGCCTCGGCTGCGGTGGTTGCTCGATCACGTGCCGGGACTGGCCCGCCGAGCCCGGTCCGGCGAGGTCGCCTTCGGGACCATGGACAGTTGGCTGACCTGGCACCTGACCGGTGGCCCGGACGGTGGCGTGCACGCCACCGACGTCACCAACGCCAGCCGGACGATGCTGATGAACATCCGCACGCTGGAATGGGATCAGCGGCTGCTGGATGCCATGAGCATCCCCGAGCAAATGCTGCCGGAGATCCGCTCGAATGCGCAGGTGTGGGGAACCTGCGTCGCCGGGATGCCCGGGGTCGCCCTCGGCGGTGCCCTGGGCGACCAGCAAGCAGCGCTCTTCGGGGAGACCTGCTTCAGCGCCGGTGAGGCCAAATGCACTTACGGCACAGGCGCTTTCGTGCTCACCAACACCGGCGATCGACTGACCGGGTCACGCCATGGTCTGATCTCGACCGTCGCCTACTCCCTGGACGGTGAAGAGCCCGTCTACGCGATCGAGGGATCGATCGCGATGGCCGGTGCGCTCGTGCAGTGGTTCCGCGATGCGCTGGAGATGATCGACTCGGCGCCCCAGATCGAGACCCTCGCCCGACAGGTCGAGAGCACCGGCGGTTGCTACATCGTGCCGGCGTTCGCTGGACTGTTCGCTCCGCACTGGCGCCCGGAGGCGCGCGGGGTGATCGTCGGCCTCACGTCGTACGTCAAGAAGGCTCACCTGGCGCGGGCCGTGCTCGAGGCCACCGCCTGGCAGACCGCGGAAGTCGTCGACGCGATGAACGCCGATACCGGACTGGCCATCACGAGCCTGAAGGTGGATGGCGGGATGACCGCCAATCACCTGCTGATGCAGATGGTCTCTGACTTCCTCGGGATCCCCGTCGAACGCACCCTGGTCTCCGAGAGCGTCTCGCTCGGGGCGGCGTACGCCGCGGGGCTGGCCGTCGGGTACTGGCCCGACCTGGAGGGGTTACGTCGCAACTGGCACCGTGCGGGTCGTTGGGAGCCCGGGATGACCGATGCCCTTCGCCAACGCCGACGGGCCGAGTGGGATCGTGCCGTCGAGCACACCCTGGGCTGGGCCCGCGAGGACGAAGAGGACATCGAGGCCCCGTTCGGTGCCCGGTGA
- a CDS encoding MIP/aquaporin family protein: protein MKKDTLTWELLAEFAGTCILILFGVGVVAQVVTGNGAQGDHDSIAWAWGLGVTLGVYVSARISGAHLNPAVTVALATFQGFSWKKVLPYSLAQTAGAFVAAIIVRFTYADLINSIDPGHTFKSQGIFSTLPGTHVTMTTAFFDQIVGTAILVFVIFALTNARNNPPLSNLGPLLVGLLVVAIGMAWGANAGYAINPARDFGPRLASWITGYSTAMKEPGGNYYFWLPIVAPLIGGVVGGGLFKLLIDRGLDVVHDEPEQEAAGEPLPNQ, encoded by the coding sequence ATGAAGAAAGACACGCTGACTTGGGAACTCCTCGCGGAGTTCGCCGGCACGTGCATCCTCATCCTGTTCGGTGTTGGTGTGGTGGCGCAGGTCGTCACCGGCAACGGCGCACAGGGTGATCACGACTCCATCGCCTGGGCCTGGGGCCTGGGTGTCACGCTCGGTGTTTACGTATCCGCCCGGATCTCCGGTGCGCACCTGAACCCGGCCGTCACGGTGGCCCTGGCCACCTTCCAGGGCTTCTCCTGGAAGAAGGTGTTGCCCTACTCCCTGGCCCAGACCGCTGGTGCGTTCGTGGCCGCGATCATCGTGCGGTTCACCTACGCCGACCTGATCAACTCGATCGACCCCGGTCACACCTTCAAGTCGCAGGGCATCTTCTCGACCCTGCCCGGCACGCACGTCACCATGACCACGGCATTCTTCGACCAGATCGTCGGCACCGCCATCCTGGTCTTCGTGATCTTCGCGCTGACCAACGCGCGCAACAACCCGCCGCTGTCCAACCTGGGTCCGTTGCTGGTCGGTCTGTTGGTGGTCGCGATCGGTATGGCCTGGGGTGCGAACGCCGGCTACGCCATCAACCCGGCACGTGACTTCGGCCCGCGTCTGGCGTCCTGGATCACCGGCTACAGCACCGCGATGAAGGAGCCCGGCGGTAACTACTACTTCTGGTTGCCGATCGTCGCACCGCTCATCGGTGGTGTGGTCGGCGGCGGACTGTTCAAGCTGCTGATCGACCGCGGCCTGGACGTCGTCCACGACGAGCCCGAGCAGGAAGCGGCCGGCGAGCCCCTTCCCAACCAGTGA
- the glpK gene encoding glycerol kinase GlpK: MAEYVGAVDQGTTSTRFMIFNHDGEEVARHQLEHEQIMPKAGWVEHDPIEIWERTSSVIQTALSRANLTAADLAAVGITNQRETTVVWNKNTGRPYYNAIVWQDTRTDKIASRLERDGHGDLIRQRAGLPPATYFSGGKIQWLLENVDGLRADAEKGDALFGTTDCWVTWNLTGGTEGGRHVTDVTNASRTMLMDLETCQWDDELLALFNIPKAMLPEIVSSSDAEAYGVTDPHGPFHAEVPITGVLGDQQAATVGQVCFAPGEAKNTYGTGNFMLLNTGEELVRSNAGLLTTVCYRFGNNKPIYALEGSIAVTGSAVQWLRDQLGIISGAADTERLAGQVEDNGGVYFVPAFSGLFAPYWRSDARGVIVGLSRYNTNAHLARATLEAICYQSKDVADAMEKDSGVKLEVLKVDGGVTANNLCMQIQSDILGVEVSRPVLAETTCLGAAYAAGLAVGFWKDTDELRANWHEGNRWKPEWNDEQRAEGYVGWRKAIDRTLNWVDVDAD, translated from the coding sequence ATGGCTGAGTACGTAGGAGCCGTCGACCAGGGCACCACCAGCACCCGGTTCATGATCTTCAACCATGACGGTGAAGAGGTCGCGCGTCACCAGTTGGAGCACGAGCAGATCATGCCCAAGGCCGGTTGGGTCGAGCATGACCCGATCGAGATCTGGGAGCGCACCAGCTCGGTGATCCAGACCGCGCTGAGTCGGGCAAACCTCACGGCTGCTGACCTGGCCGCCGTCGGCATCACCAACCAGCGTGAAACCACGGTGGTCTGGAACAAGAACACCGGTCGTCCGTACTACAACGCGATCGTCTGGCAGGACACCCGCACCGACAAGATCGCCTCCCGCCTCGAGCGGGACGGTCACGGTGACCTGATCCGTCAGCGCGCGGGACTGCCGCCGGCGACCTACTTCTCCGGCGGCAAGATCCAGTGGCTGTTGGAAAACGTCGACGGCTTGCGTGCGGACGCCGAGAAGGGCGACGCGCTTTTCGGTACGACGGACTGCTGGGTCACCTGGAACCTCACCGGTGGCACCGAGGGCGGCCGGCACGTGACCGACGTGACGAACGCCAGCCGGACCATGCTGATGGATCTGGAGACCTGCCAGTGGGATGACGAACTGCTCGCGCTGTTCAACATTCCCAAGGCGATGCTCCCGGAAATCGTGTCCTCCTCCGACGCCGAGGCGTACGGCGTGACCGACCCGCACGGTCCGTTCCACGCAGAGGTGCCGATCACCGGTGTGCTCGGTGACCAGCAGGCGGCCACGGTCGGCCAGGTGTGTTTCGCACCCGGCGAGGCCAAGAACACCTACGGCACGGGCAACTTCATGTTGCTCAACACCGGTGAGGAACTGGTGCGCAGCAACGCCGGTCTGCTGACCACGGTCTGCTACCGCTTCGGCAACAACAAGCCGATCTACGCGCTGGAGGGTTCCATCGCGGTGACCGGTTCAGCGGTGCAGTGGCTGCGTGACCAACTCGGCATCATCTCCGGTGCTGCCGACACCGAGCGGCTGGCCGGTCAGGTCGAGGACAACGGTGGCGTCTACTTCGTCCCGGCGTTCTCCGGTCTGTTCGCGCCGTACTGGCGCTCGGATGCACGCGGTGTGATCGTGGGCTTGTCCCGCTACAACACCAACGCGCACCTGGCGCGGGCCACGCTCGAGGCGATCTGCTACCAGAGCAAGGACGTCGCGGACGCCATGGAGAAGGACTCCGGCGTGAAGCTGGAGGTGCTCAAGGTCGACGGCGGTGTCACCGCCAACAACCTGTGCATGCAGATCCAGTCCGACATCCTGGGTGTCGAGGTGAGCCGCCCGGTGCTGGCCGAGACGACCTGTCTTGGCGCGGCGTACGCCGCTGGTCTGGCCGTCGGCTTCTGGAAGGACACCGACGAGTTGCGCGCCAACTGGCACGAAGGCAACCGCTGGAAGCCGGAGTGGAACGACGAGCAGCGTGCCGAGGGGTACGTCGGATGGCGCAAGGCCATCGACCGCACCCTCAACTGGGTCGACGTCGACGCCGACTGA
- a CDS encoding glycerol-3-phosphate dehydrogenase/oxidase yields MRAIALSPQFREDSIKAMSEQELDILVIGGGVVGTGSALDAATRGLSVGLVEARDFASGTSSRSSKLIHGGLRYLEMLDFRLVAEALTERGLLLQKIAPHLVHPVAFLYPLQHRVWERAYAGTGVAMYDAMSRLSGKAGVPLHKHLTRTGARKQFPSLRKDALTGALRYYDAQVDDARHTMFVARTAAAYGAHVVSRARVVNLVKEGERVTGAVMHDLESGREFTVRAKQVVNATGVWTDETQSMAGSRGQFHVRASKGIHLVVPKDRIRGDVGLILRTEKSVLFVIPWGAHWIIGTTDTDWDLDKAHPAASESDIEYLLEHVNSVLETPLTKDDVQGVYAGLRPLLAGESEATSKLSREHAVGHPAPGLVVIAGGKYTTYRVMAKDAVDEAVFGLNAQFDRAIPASTTQNVPLLGAEGYPALMNGRNALAEQYGLHEVWIEHLLKRYGSLIHEVLEATKDDPSLKEPLSGGSDYLRAEVVYAATHEGARHLDDVLARRTRLSIETFDRGTGACEEAAELMGKVLGWSDEQRDNEIDHYRKRVEAELESQRMPDDATADAARMGASDVVPIS; encoded by the coding sequence ATGAGAGCGATCGCCCTGTCACCGCAGTTCCGGGAAGACTCGATCAAGGCGATGTCCGAACAGGAACTGGACATCCTGGTCATCGGCGGCGGTGTCGTCGGTACTGGTAGCGCACTGGATGCTGCCACTCGAGGCCTGAGCGTTGGCCTGGTCGAGGCACGAGACTTCGCGTCCGGCACGTCGAGTCGGTCCAGCAAGCTGATCCACGGTGGTCTGCGCTACCTGGAAATGCTCGACTTCCGTTTGGTGGCAGAGGCATTGACCGAGCGTGGTCTGTTGCTGCAGAAGATCGCTCCTCACCTGGTGCACCCGGTCGCCTTCCTCTACCCGCTGCAGCACCGGGTCTGGGAGCGTGCCTACGCCGGGACCGGCGTGGCGATGTACGACGCCATGAGCCGCCTGTCCGGTAAGGCCGGTGTCCCGCTGCACAAACACCTGACCCGCACCGGCGCCCGCAAGCAGTTCCCCTCGCTGCGCAAAGACGCGCTCACGGGCGCGTTGCGCTACTACGACGCCCAGGTCGACGACGCCCGGCACACGATGTTCGTGGCGCGCACCGCCGCGGCGTACGGCGCCCACGTCGTCAGCCGCGCCCGCGTGGTCAACCTGGTCAAGGAAGGCGAGCGAGTCACCGGTGCGGTCATGCACGACCTGGAGTCCGGCCGTGAGTTCACCGTCCGGGCCAAGCAGGTCGTCAACGCGACCGGCGTGTGGACCGATGAGACCCAGTCGATGGCCGGGTCGCGTGGTCAGTTCCACGTGCGGGCCAGCAAGGGCATCCACCTGGTCGTGCCCAAGGACCGGATCCGCGGTGACGTCGGGCTGATCCTGCGCACCGAGAAGTCGGTCCTGTTCGTCATCCCGTGGGGTGCGCACTGGATCATCGGGACCACCGACACCGACTGGGACCTCGACAAGGCGCACCCGGCGGCCAGCGAGAGCGACATCGAGTACCTGCTCGAGCACGTGAACTCGGTGCTGGAGACGCCGCTGACCAAGGACGACGTGCAGGGTGTGTACGCCGGTCTGCGGCCGCTGCTCGCCGGCGAGTCCGAGGCGACCTCGAAACTGTCCCGTGAGCACGCGGTCGGTCACCCGGCCCCGGGTCTGGTGGTGATCGCTGGGGGCAAGTACACGACGTACCGCGTGATGGCCAAGGATGCGGTCGACGAGGCGGTGTTCGGGCTGAACGCGCAGTTCGACCGGGCCATCCCCGCGTCCACGACGCAGAACGTGCCCCTGCTGGGGGCCGAGGGGTATCCCGCACTGATGAACGGGCGGAACGCGCTCGCCGAGCAGTACGGCCTGCACGAAGTGTGGATCGAGCACCTGCTGAAGCGCTACGGATCCCTGATCCACGAGGTGTTGGAGGCGACCAAGGACGACCCGTCGCTGAAGGAGCCGCTGTCTGGCGGTAGCGACTACCTGCGCGCCGAAGTCGTCTACGCCGCCACCCACGAAGGGGCCCGGCACCTGGACGATGTCTTGGCGCGGCGTACCCGGTTGTCGATCGAGACCTTCGACCGCGGCACCGGTGCCTGCGAGGAGGCGGCCGAGCTGATGGGCAAGGTCCTCGGGTGGAGCGACGAGCAGCGCGACAACGAGATCGATCACTACCGCAAGCGGGTCGAGGCGGAGTTGGAGAGCCAGCGGATGCCCGACGACGCGACCGCCGACGCAGCGCGCATGGGCGCTTCGGACGTAGTCCCGATCAGCTGA
- a CDS encoding IclR family transcriptional regulator: MPAPIQSIERAANLLHLLAAATEPVMLGELARMLDLPKPTVHGIVRTLVDVGFAAQEPETGRYLIGPGLARLGQTLDPHLLRSRAANWADQLAATTGLEVQLGVLSGNGVLLLHHVFRPDGSPQRLRIDERQPLHATSLGQVLLAFSSAAGRLHSLELHPFTAATITSRTQLARTMSQVRRQGYAVADGTLTPGVAAVAAPILHYAGVGVGALAVVGRSARMLDSRGRPRERLPERVVDAATAISLTLQERL, translated from the coding sequence GTGCCCGCCCCCATTCAGTCGATCGAACGAGCCGCCAACCTGCTGCACCTGTTGGCTGCCGCCACCGAGCCGGTCATGCTCGGGGAGTTGGCCCGGATGCTGGACCTGCCGAAGCCGACCGTGCATGGCATCGTCCGCACCCTCGTCGACGTGGGCTTCGCCGCGCAGGAGCCGGAGACCGGCCGCTATCTGATCGGCCCCGGCCTGGCCCGGCTGGGGCAGACGCTCGACCCCCACCTGTTGCGCTCGCGGGCCGCCAACTGGGCTGACCAACTGGCTGCGACCACTGGCTTGGAAGTGCAACTGGGCGTCCTCAGCGGCAACGGTGTCCTGCTGTTGCACCACGTGTTCCGCCCGGACGGCTCACCGCAACGACTGCGCATCGACGAACGGCAACCGCTGCACGCGACGTCCCTCGGCCAGGTGCTGCTCGCCTTCTCCTCGGCCGCCGGCCGCCTGCATTCCCTGGAGTTGCACCCGTTCACCGCCGCGACGATCACCAGCCGCACCCAACTGGCGCGCACCATGTCGCAAGTGCGCCGCCAGGGGTACGCCGTGGCGGACGGCACGCTGACCCCCGGAGTAGCCGCGGTGGCGGCCCCGATCCTGCACTACGCAGGGGTCGGCGTCGGCGCACTGGCCGTCGTCGGCCGGTCAGCACGAATGCTGGACTCCCGTGGTCGGCCCCGCGAACGACTGCCCGAACGGGTCGTCGACGCCGCGACCGCCATCTCACTCACCCTGCAGGAGCGTCTGTGA
- a CDS encoding YggT family protein → MSQLNSPPPASLTAEPPKEKRTLLTFGRVLAYLAYAYVVVVEIVLGLGFVLQLFGASQEAGFVRWIYRSMERAMEPFRGIFPSVDLTSSTNGQHNAVLDTSVLFAMLVYAIVAWAIHLAIYWLTKQLNRYERERADALNRQTYLAGQQRAAAAYAQQYPNHYQPTQYQPQEPVEHPQGGQQPHYRDYPGGPA, encoded by the coding sequence GTGTCCCAGCTGAACAGTCCGCCGCCAGCCAGCCTCACCGCGGAACCACCGAAGGAGAAGCGCACCCTGCTCACCTTCGGGCGGGTGCTTGCCTATCTTGCCTACGCCTACGTGGTGGTCGTCGAGATTGTCCTGGGGCTCGGGTTCGTCCTGCAGTTGTTCGGGGCCAGCCAGGAAGCCGGTTTCGTGCGCTGGATCTACCGCTCGATGGAGCGGGCCATGGAACCCTTCCGCGGCATCTTCCCCAGCGTCGACCTCACTTCGAGCACCAACGGCCAGCACAACGCCGTCCTCGACACCTCGGTGCTCTTCGCGATGTTGGTCTACGCGATCGTCGCCTGGGCGATCCACCTGGCCATCTACTGGCTCACCAAACAACTGAACCGGTATGAGCGCGAGCGGGCCGATGCTCTGAACCGGCAGACCTATCTGGCCGGCCAACAGCGCGCCGCAGCCGCCTACGCCCAGCAGTACCCGAACCACTACCAGCCGACTCAGTACCAGCCGCAAGAGCCGGTCGAGCACCCCCAGGGTGGGCAGCAACCGCACTATCGCGACTACCCCGGTGGTCCGGCCTGA
- a CDS encoding C4-dicarboxylate ABC transporter: MKAAAPTPTFEALLTRIHARQVSSATKATALPPVGPAWFPSVMGTAILALLVEQHLGRTPIGHLAAAAWLVAAWVALLWLCVAFARRCRRSPGALRESVSDPSTVALWGTVSMAVLATGSATLAVGQHAGWAVVIDLATWTVGTSLGLVTVVVFGLLVARGGSGRPTMVWGLAVVSPMVTATGGASLAAALPRPWGVLVRTSSELAFATALVLAVVVFASAYHHHLRIAPLPLELSATSWIPLGVVGQSMAAAQTLGAGTEFESVTHVYGFAMLIAAVPVIGYAVRRTASGFARGMPFATNWWSLTFPIGTLSLGTHLLGAQTGLAWVSALSWLTLLSLAGTWTFCAVSTARAVIGAWRGSSAPVTGSTGPAWPARPRHHRPRA, encoded by the coding sequence ATGAAAGCCGCTGCACCCACCCCGACTTTTGAAGCGCTACTCACCCGGATCCACGCCCGCCAGGTGAGCAGCGCTACGAAAGCCACCGCGCTGCCGCCGGTAGGACCCGCGTGGTTTCCCAGTGTGATGGGAACCGCGATCCTCGCGCTCCTGGTCGAGCAACACCTCGGACGTACGCCGATCGGGCACCTGGCCGCGGCCGCCTGGCTGGTCGCTGCCTGGGTTGCGCTCCTGTGGCTGTGCGTCGCCTTCGCACGCCGTTGTCGACGCAGTCCCGGCGCCCTACGCGAGTCGGTGTCCGACCCGAGCACGGTCGCGTTGTGGGGCACGGTGTCGATGGCGGTCCTGGCGACCGGCTCGGCGACGCTGGCCGTGGGGCAGCACGCCGGCTGGGCGGTAGTCATCGACCTGGCCACCTGGACGGTCGGAACGAGCCTCGGCCTGGTCACGGTGGTCGTCTTCGGACTGCTCGTGGCCCGAGGCGGTTCCGGCAGGCCAACCATGGTCTGGGGCCTGGCGGTGGTGTCGCCGATGGTGACCGCGACAGGAGGAGCGAGCCTGGCGGCTGCCCTTCCCCGCCCATGGGGCGTACTGGTCCGGACGTCGTCGGAGTTGGCTTTCGCGACCGCGCTCGTGTTGGCCGTGGTCGTCTTCGCCTCGGCGTATCACCACCATCTACGGATCGCGCCGCTGCCGTTGGAGCTGAGCGCGACCAGTTGGATCCCGCTCGGCGTCGTGGGGCAGTCGATGGCTGCAGCGCAGACGCTCGGTGCTGGCACCGAATTCGAATCAGTCACCCACGTCTACGGATTCGCGATGCTGATCGCGGCGGTACCGGTCATCGGCTACGCGGTGCGACGCACCGCCAGCGGGTTCGCGCGCGGGATGCCGTTCGCGACGAACTGGTGGTCGCTGACCTTCCCGATCGGCACGCTCAGCCTGGGCACCCATCTGCTGGGTGCGCAGACCGGCCTGGCATGGGTCAGCGCGCTCAGTTGGCTGACGTTGCTGTCGCTGGCTGGCACCTGGACGTTCTGCGCCGTCTCGACGGCCCGGGCCGTTATCGGCGCATGGCGCGGTAGTAGCGCACCAGTGACTGGGTCGACTGGTCCTGCTTGGCCAGCGCGGCCTCGTCACCACCGACCGCGGGCGTGA
- a CDS encoding LysR family transcriptional regulator: protein MDLSRVPELAQLQALVSVAREGSMTTAAQRLGVSQQAVSERIRSAERVLGVPVFERTARGVRLTAPGGVVIDWATDILTAAENLDQGVRTLGAADRRSVTVAASNTVSECLLPGWASRLRTLDPQVRLHVRPGNSDQVIHEVSSGAAQLGFVESPRVPRSVRSRVVAHDRLVAVVPPDHPWTRRSSPLPAGELTATPLVLRESGSGTRAFLQDALGPLAEAAAVLPSTAAVRDAVITLGAPAVLSSLAVSRDVESGRLVAVAIEGVDLRRALRAVWHPSSPPRGSAADLLSIAADRLTLS, encoded by the coding sequence ATGGACCTGTCCCGCGTCCCCGAGCTGGCCCAGCTGCAAGCGCTGGTGTCGGTGGCTCGCGAAGGCAGCATGACGACTGCTGCCCAGCGGCTCGGCGTCAGCCAGCAAGCGGTCAGCGAGCGCATCCGCAGCGCCGAGCGGGTTCTGGGGGTGCCCGTGTTCGAACGCACTGCCCGTGGCGTGCGGCTCACTGCGCCCGGCGGAGTCGTCATCGACTGGGCCACCGACATCCTGACCGCCGCCGAGAATCTCGACCAGGGTGTGCGCACCCTCGGTGCCGCTGACCGCCGGTCGGTCACCGTCGCGGCGAGCAACACGGTGTCCGAGTGTCTGCTGCCCGGCTGGGCGAGCCGACTACGGACCCTCGATCCCCAGGTCCGGCTGCACGTGCGACCCGGCAACTCCGACCAGGTCATCCACGAAGTCTCCAGTGGCGCAGCGCAACTCGGCTTCGTCGAGTCGCCGCGAGTGCCACGGTCGGTTCGCTCACGAGTCGTCGCGCACGACCGGCTGGTCGCCGTGGTCCCGCCGGATCACCCGTGGACTCGACGGAGCTCACCGCTGCCGGCTGGAGAACTCACTGCCACCCCGCTCGTCCTGCGCGAATCAGGCTCGGGCACAAGGGCTTTCTTACAGGACGCGCTCGGGCCCCTCGCCGAGGCGGCGGCCGTGCTCCCGTCCACGGCCGCCGTACGCGACGCGGTGATCACGCTCGGTGCACCCGCAGTGTTGTCCTCGCTCGCCGTCAGTCGCGACGTCGAATCCGGTCGCCTGGTCGCGGTGGCGATCGAAGGGGTCGACCTACGTCGCGCTCTGCGCGCCGTCTGGCATCCCAGCAGCCCGCCGAGAGGGTCGGCCGCGGATCTGTTGTCGATCGCGGCCGACCGCCTCACCCTCAGCTGA